Part of the Tribolium castaneum strain GA2 chromosome 4, icTriCast1.1, whole genome shotgun sequence genome is shown below.
TTCTTGTAGACTGCGTCTAGCCGACTTTACCTTATATAAAGGCACTCTAGCaataataacacaattttcatTAGGCAATGTTTTCAAAGTgcaaaacaatgtgacttaCCGGACAAAAGCATTCGCCACAAGAACacaaactatgaaaaatatcACACTTGACCTCAGCATTGTGTTGAGAGATTGCAATAAACCGACTGAACTTTAACTCTGCCGGCTATTTGTATTTATAAGAACTCGCGCGATAACAAAAAGATTAATAAGATATGTTTGTTCGAGCAAATTGTTGGGTTAGAATGACAAGTACCAATGTGACAACATTAAAATTCCTAGATCGATGAtggatttttcaaattgttggtacttggaaaaaaatcttgtagggaaaaaatgcagaaatgttgaacCTTTATTGAGACGGGAAAAAAGTGGCGACTGAAATTGCAgcgagaaaaaattaatgaaaatttaaaatttgcgttcCGTCTCATTTTTTTCCAGGACTGTTGTTTATTATTCCTTGTCTTTCTAGCCTTTTACATgtctctaaagttttttttaaatcggttcagggattaataaaaaccaaaaaatctgttttacacttttattacctgtttcaaaactataaaaacgccaacgtcgctttttctttcaaaattagctgttataaattattcatgcacttcaaaaaaataatagctaatataatttataatttcaatgagagatctaatcattaataaccattttacatttttatcaaccttatttacaaaaattatttggtaaaatgcgacgttggcgtttacacagttttgaaacagcttatataagggccggtttatacaCTGACCCCACATAGAAGTTTTGGGAATTGTaataatctgaaaatttgtctACAACTATAATCCTTTACGTCTTGcgcaatgaaaatattttcaagatggcagcacttccggttataccggaagtctcTATAAATTTCcttatttaaaatgaaaagttatattttttaatgggtttttgaattactggagttattttaagatagttttcataagctttccctatacctaaatttagccgtttacgaaatacactgctcaacaattgaagtggatattgagagaaattctaaattttggtaattcattgtatattaaataacaaaaaacaatcacagtaaataaatttgtactcGTTCACactcaaaatgaaaaactgaagaaaagtGTAAGTGAAAAACCAGCACTAGaagtaaaacacaaaaacgaaTAAAACGTAACGAAACTTAAAGttctcaaatttaaattttacatcatcCCTGTTTTACTTCTAGTGCTGGTTTTTCACTTAcaattttcttcagtttttcattttgagtGTGAAcgagtataaatttatttactgtgattgttttttgttatttaatatacaataaattaccaaaatttagaatttctctCAATATCCACTTCAATTGTTGAGCAGTATATTTAGggtctaatattttttttgtggtttGAACCTTCCAGTTTAAAAACcaataactctgccatttttaaaaatttggaaatatttttcagctcatttgaaagaggaagcctagatctttcctttaatgttttcaaatttaaaaaaaataacaaactccaaatttttaaagttaaatttgcagaactttaaacacccataactttttttcatatgCCAAAAGATTTATCTCACTAATAAATGGTAGGGAATTTAATTATGCAACGATCTGTATTAACatccctatacttatgtttaatagttttcaagttacaataactttttgttgggtcTATTCTCATACTTTGCCAtggaaacgaatgaaaaaatgtgataaattaaagtttttttaaccaacattcaatgaatttattttgtttttaggggatgaataatacaattttgaacagagtttatCGTTTAAGTTTGATCAAAGTTCTCATACGGAATCTCAAAGAATTATCAGAGGAACCTGGTGTACCAACGAAGTAAAAAAAGCAATTGAAAAGGGgtacaaaataataactattgatgaggtttggcatttttacaaaaaatcatcaaatttgtttaaagGATATGTGAAAGcgtttatgaaaattaaattagaaacaaGCCCTTGGCAGGATGATTTTGAATCAGAAGAAGAATATAGAAAATCCGTAAAAGAAATTCTAGGTATCGAATTgggtaaaatagaaaataatccTGGAAAGAGAGCTGTTGcgaaaatatgcttaaattcctTATGGGGTAAATTTGGGCAAAGACAAAATATGGGTGCAACAGAATATGTTACGAATGTTAAaaggttttatgaaattttattagacgAGAAACTTGATAATATACGTATAAACgatataaatgaaaatatgttACAAATTGATTAGAAGTTAAAAGATTGTTATGTTGAAAATGATTTCAATACCAATATATTTATAGCTGCCTTTACAACTGCAAACGCAAGACTAGGATTATACGAAATGTTAGATAAATTAGGAAAAAGCGTAGGATATTATGATACAAATAGTATTGAAAATATAGATGATGGaaaaaacactgttaaaaCAGGCTGTCTGTTGGGAGATTGGACAGACGAATTAGGTAAAGGTGTATGGATAATAGACTGGATATCAACAGAcccaaaaagttattgttataagACTATTACAGGTAAagttgtttgtaaaataaaaggaTTTACGTTAAACTATGAAACGTCCGAAAAGATTAATTCCGAtagtattaataatattttagaatacaaagacaaaaaaatcactacaCAATATCACTAAAAGCAAagaactttcaaataaaatagaaacaaaagaatttggttttgtttatgaCAAGAGAGTTATTTTAGAAACCTTAGATACATTACCGTTTGGATTTTAATCCTTTTCATTGTTAATTAATACTacttaaatcaattaaaaattaaacgttcAAGTAATTACAATAATGTTTTACTATGCAATTCATCcctaaagataaaattttatttgatgtcCTAAAGAATTTTGAAccataaaactaaaaaatttttaaaaaacaaaaaactggtATACAATTTTTGTCATTAGAAAGTATCctttagaaattaatttcgatCGAAATCATAAACTTTCTGTGATTGGTTGAAATGGTCCGCCATATTGAACGGGGGCGGTGTCAGTCCATAATTAGgagtgaaattattttcgatttaaaTCTGATTAGTTAAAACAGACCGCCATATTGAGCGGCTACGTCATCACTGACGTCCTTACGATATGGAACTTAACCATCGTCTTCACAAGAAGGCGATTACTAAAAGCACTCGTCAACTTGAATTTCGATTGAAATTCTTACGAGACCGTTACAGCTCttgtttattgattttattattttttatgcctttattttcaataaaattaattattatttggcCTCTAAGAATATACATacctaacattaataataatattctaCTGTGTATATTTGGTTGTCTACCCACCGCGATATATCAATGACGTATAAGGACGTGTAAACAAGTGAGGTTAAGTGTCAACAGTTTGAATTTGTGAATTGTAGCTTGAATATTAGGATTTTGTCACAGTGTCCGTGAACAATGCTTTCCCTATTGTGCACGTTGTAGCAATTGAAGACATAGAAAGAGTGGAGCAACGACGAGAAGTGCGCTTGTTTAAACTAACTCCGCCTCCGTACCTCTGACGTCATCAAAGAAATTTCGACTAAAAATGGtcgaaataaattgaaataaccCCTCTGTGCTCACCCTGTGTTACGCCTATGGTGCCTTAGTACAACATGTGTTGTTAGAGGCGCTACAGTCAACAGCTGTTAAATGTCACTAGCGTCTGGCCCGtgccggtctacaaatgttcgatcagtcgaaatgttgcgagcgaggtcggaacagtacgaacggagaccataacggacttctcatttcagctgggcatattggaatagtggtttttatggaaatatgttgcgcgtggctggggcttcgccccagttaactaaaaggaaacaaaccccacgaccaattaaactcgaaaacgtggaactcgaaacgtggaatagtgtttttttatggagctagggtggcgtacagttcataaacataaacactattccacgtttcgagttccacgttttcgagtttaattggtcgtggggtttgtttccttttagttaactggggcgaagccccagccacgcgcaacatatttccataaaaaccactattccaatatgcccaTCAATGCCGAttgttaatgtaattatttttaaaatactcagAAAACTCTTTAGACTTAACCAgcccagctgaaatgagaagtccgttatggtctccgttcgtactgttccgacctcgctcgcaacatttcgactgatcgaacatttgtagaccggcaCGGGCCAGACGCTAGTTTAAATGTCCTGTCTACTGTCAAGTTCCAAACATTATTTCTATGGTCAAGTAAACTGCTGCGAAGTTTATTCTCGAAGATTCGGCGCATAGAGAAATacatttaaattgtaaaattctcAGTTCTAAAGTGAAcgagaaattattattattttaattggcaCATCATAATTGTAGATACCACAAGGTAAGATTTGTGTTTGTTAAACATTGGTAACAATATTAGCACAGATTAGAGAGGTTAGGTTAACTGATCTGTGGTATTAGAGTTACTTACCTTCACTTATGCTTTTATAACCTGGTGAAAACAACGCGATTGTTGTAACGTCGCTTTTGATATTAAATAGTATGAGAATAAACTGGGGGATAGGTAAAAAAACaatctaaaatttatttgtttttgttcgcAGGTATGGCGGAAGCTATAAACCCCATGCCTTGTGTTGATAATGAACACAACATGAACACGTTAATCAGGGCAACTCAAATCTTTGAACAAAGATGTTTGCCAGAATTTGTTGTGGCCAGGGTAGTGGCGGACAAATGCCCTGGAAAGACGCCGTGCCGCTGGGAAGTCTGGTATAAATACAGAAATCCACAACAATTATATGAAGGAGGAGAATATGCGAAACGTCTTGTCCGAAGATTTGATGCAGTCAAACCGGAACGTACGAACATTTTGAAGCCACCAATAAGTCTTACAACAGTTATCAATGATGGTCCTTGTTACAAAATACGTTATGGCGTAATTTGCGAGTGCATATATGATGATATCCCGTTTTTTGGCATAAATGAGGATGGTCCATTTGATGTTAGTGAAATTTCTGCATACTAATATTATTTGGATATGGAAAaactaaatgtaaaaaagggtaaaataattcaatctTTTGTAATCACATATAAAgctttgttaataaaatttcaattttgtacTTTTCAACTATTTGGTTGATTTTATAGTTCTGAATTTAGTTAGTTATTTTCTGATACAAACAGAGCGAAATACCTTAGCTTCATGAAGCAAAGgcaaattttaacttttttaacatgTTCGCGAACAAGACGGCTGtacaattttaacttttaactaaggtactgtgatgatcgcggtatttaaaattttattttattaaccagcgcaaaatattcggagtcagtttaaacgtttagttctttgacaatattaattcaacttcaattcaaaagttgcaacaaattttaatttaacttatttattcctttgttagcattaaaatgtttagaaaattatcgttcccacgaaactttccaagaactgttaaaaacgttataaatcgccaaattgggtggtcgaaaggccatgtgttttaacaagtggatatgcaaagatatgggggttggcgacggcctggctctgcaccacagtcgcccagctaatccaatgattttctcacaaaagcataattaatttactttcgtttaaaatagccaaaatttattgataaacctaaaattaaatccaaaattttgtttagaaattaactagtcacgtttcaaaaagaaaggaatttatgagccaatttaaggcacgttgatgatcagtaaacaactcgagaaagaatcaaaatttcatcttattcaaaaattcccgtaacgtttcgtaccaaaaagttgagtctttatgcagtgtactccagtcatcaaataaaattgaataatttattttattcggcgtaattgttaacaaattgttgcaaaacttcaagaacgaattggtcgattgaaattcatgtctgttaactagattagtatagccaaaacgacgttggtcaagtgccgcttgaatagggggtgttgacaaattcgttacagaacagagctttttaaaagaatatcaaattacaagcacacatgtgcattccttataagaaattgcagcgaaattaacgttttctttgttaaatcaacatcagatcacgaaaccagtagtttagaaaaacacgcgaaatttttctgaacattttgatgtaaaatttaaccctaatatttaaggcgcagccgtcgaaattcggatgtataaatcattctatttaattaaattattgtaagcaaaaaaattgcatgacacgattgctgcccgttactaacataatcctaagaggaaagtagacaggaaaatccctaaggaaattggagaaaaacgcggaaatgttaaaatagtaccggtgtagtactgggggcgacatctaacaaggggtagtacgaccaaaattacagtttcctcacggggttcttccttatattttctgtgttatttaaacaaacaaaatttgttgttacacaaaattcatttcattgtgttcccaaaaacaacttcagacctgacaacaaccaattttggagtttaatttctctttcaggatatttggggaaattccatagcgttcttgtattgtattcagttcagatcgacgattaccaaatttaatgtttaattataatgaaattgttaatcggaaaacaccccagctgttaattaataataatatttagaaagttaaacaaggtttgatcaaatgccaagacatcataagagtcaaatttgcaaaatttcgcatatgtggaaactacttaacaagggtagtggggtaagcgagttagtgtagcttacgcaagatgagcccttgactttaggagggattcgatttttgacggtctttcgaggtagtcgattgtcgtgttgcccttttaaatttttataaatttaaaaaacatcttcgtttaccttttagtgcgtctaaattgtactaagtgcatttaagcgtaattttaaattaaattaatttaaattcttgaattaagtgatagcgttagtgattagtgagtaagttaaaaacgagacaagtttagtgttcgttcgattaggtagtgctgcgaactacaacacctgggaagcagctaaccccctgcgttaggaggattaaaatttctaggtaggccctcaaaaggattaattaattttttattcatttaatattataatattaaatcatttaagtcatttcgaaatagtgatcattatcattcatttcataaattctctcgtaaccaccaagttattaagcatcggaaatgccgaaaagaccagtaattatttaaattcttgtgcttcgtcttacgtcagctatataaattttaaataaatcattttcaacttaaaataactcgcaacaaacaatttcatatttttcaattcaaccatcccacctttaaattacaatattaaaagttctttatattctttgcttctaacttctaaatctgttacgacaaatttgagtgaaacggcatcaaacaaatattcaactacaacaaaagtctaaatccaaaacccacggtgctattcaaactgttgtacacagataatttaaggttgcatacaccaaaatattacgaaatagaaggatttgttgctagttaaggataggtttagagtagaacgatttctcttccgcaacgcgttaggcgataaagcaaaagagtgtttctcttttgcgtccagatcagaaattacaggctcgtgagttggccatcttcatgggaagagtcgtagtccccggggacgctcttccccaactttaacaaggtctaagacgcggtggcaggtcgtagtttccgcccgttgtacttagaatggacgttgtaattcccgtcccaacggcaagtacttccacgtacttgcaggctactacggacgatcgagcagacataatcatccgtgattatctgtaataaactgatatcgcgacatggcaaagttctgcacaagtctttgtcaaagctcgtggacggaaaactttagagagaaattacttctacatttattcagattgatttgtaaaagcttgtatgtccgggttttattcgtaattcattctaggtgttgatcacctgacttttaccggagacggaatttcggcactagggcgcaaaattcaatgcgatgcacgtatcaaagattccgcgagcatgttataatccgcctttggtacaagtaatttagaaacgcgttgtcaattgcctggatcctatgagttcgagcaatatcatctgaaacgtaggttaatttatttggacattatcgaattaaattaattcatgttaaatattaacgtcatatcatatcaataaaactttttcgtatcactcagcaacttcgaaactatttacttggaatttcaaacgaattgtggttacgactctgagatatgttttgacgacattactatacaaaaacaaataacaattggccaaatttgatcaaactttcataaccattgattattgtaatccatccaacggaatattcattattcttgtaataaataactttggaggaaacttgtggtttaaatttcttctcccatgcgttttgacactactttgaatccggacttgcgttacggataaatccggaaccctttctgataagaattaagatcaaattacgatatcattataagagtgacttcgtacatcaaaacaacacaacgtaggtaagtgaaatgatcatgtagcgtatcgattaactagacgagccaaaccatttcaaaaaaagaaaacaaaagtaaaattcaagattaattaaataaatcaattaaaataagttgtaaatcatttaaacatcgatcaaccatcatcaatcacaGTCTCACTACactacatttttattggtgcCGTGACCAGGATTCAAAGTCATAAAGTGTCATTTCCGAGGGGAAAATTGCCGTAAATAAGATACTgctgtgttattaaaatttctaggactCCAATTTATTTGATCGTTCGATACCCGAGATTGAAGGTTGTCGACATGGAAAACAACAGGAACACCGGAAACGCCGGAGCCCCACCGCAAGAAATGCCGACGTGGTTCGTTCGTTGGTTAAACTCCCAACAACCAAGGAATGTGCCAAACTTCGCGGCGCCATCGACGTCGACAGCGGTTCAAAGACCGCAAGCCATCCTTCAGGTACGTCCAAGTACCAGCGCCGCCGCTGATGTCGATGGTTGGCAAGTCACTCCACTACCTAGCGACGGGACGACTTCGCCAGAACCCGACCCGGAAATTCCGGTAGCTCCGGAACCAGCCCCTCTTGCGAGCCCTCTTGTGCAAGAGCCGGGAAGTTCGACCACATCAGCGACTTCGGGAGCAGTGATGGCCTCACCACCTATGCCAATCACAACAGACAATGTGGCCGCAATTTCCGGAGTACTCCGGAGCTTGCTGGATCGCCCACTTCCAGCTCCTGAACGACCATCTTTCGAAGGCCTGAAAAGGCAAAATCCGGTGAAATTCTTACGAGCCATTGAAGAATATGGACGTTTTTTCGGGCTCGACTCGCAGCGTCTTTTGGGAGTCGCCATGGATTGCTTGAAAGGCAATGCCAAACATTGGACGGGAATATTCCAGAAGAAGTGGCGTGGTTACGAGGACTTTCGACGGGACTTTCTCCGGACCTACTGGTCGGCCAAGCGTCAACGGGACATCAGATTTCAAATCGCTACAGGCCGCTATGACGAAACCAGGGGCACGATGCTGTCGCATTTTGCTTATTACGTCGACATGGCGAACATGTTAACAACACCTTTATCGGAGGAAGTGTTGCTGGATGAATTACTGCGTCACTTCCCCGAAAGAATACAGTCGTGGTGGGTATTAGAGAAAATCTGTACCACCACGGATGCCGCCGAATTCCTGGCAGCTCAAGAAATTCCGGgacaaaatccgggagagaaaACCAACATCGCTCCCAGGGAACGACCCCGCGCAACAGACCACCAGCGGCGTAACGAGCCAAAGCGCCCGCGGCCAAACATTGACCACCACGAAGTAACTCGTCCTGCGGCTCCTGCAAATCGTGGAAATGGTTTCCCAAAACGCTCAAGTGACGAACAACAATGGCGCAACAACCAACCCAGCACCAGCAACAACCGTTGGCACAATAACAACGGAAACAACAGCAACAATCACTGGCGCAAAAACAACCCCAACGACAACCGCAACAACACAAGTTCGAGAGCGCAGGGTGAAACATCACGAAACTCCAAGAATTCGGGAAACGGGGGCGGAGTACAGGACGGGGCCTAAAGTACTCCGGCCAGCAGCACGGCCCACAAAGCGACAGCAGGAACCAACAATTGAGGACGGGAGAGAAACGTAAACGTTCAACTTCGTCACAGTCAACAGAAGGGGAAAACGATGCTCGACCGCGAGCATCCCAGGttaagttaaatgttttttctataattaaatcCGCTGCCGCAGGTAACAACAACATACAAAGGGTCGTGCCGGAGATTAAGATCCAAATCTCTCAACAACAATCAGTCACCGCGCTTTTAGACACCGGAAGTGAAGTCAGCTGTATTTCCGAAGAAGTTTGGTCCAAGTTGATCGAGACCGGAAACAAACCGCCCACATTACCGGTTACCTCAATCCATCTTCGTGGAGCCATCGGCCAGCGAAGTTGCCAGGTTGTTATTCAGTGTTACCTGGAAATCAAAATCGACGAACATCTCTACCCCGTCGTGGCGCTtgtcgttaaaaatttaatcaagccAACCATTTTGGGAGCAGACTGGCTAAATGAACAACGCGCGGTCATCGATTTCGATAACAACGAAATCCTTTTGAGAAACGGGGAGAAGCACCACAGTTTTCCGTTTAGAAAAACCACGGAGATACCACCGGAACCGGAGGATTATGTGGAAGATCTTGTTGGTCACATCGAAGTCAATCATTCGGCGCCGATCACGACTTGTAACAAAAAGCAACACTTAGAGTCACCCAGTGCCCTACAAGCCAAGGTGGACCCATTAAAAATTCCTGAGGCcgagaaacggaaattaaTACACCTGCTGCAAGAGTACAGATGTATCTTTAGTTTGCGT
Proteins encoded:
- the LOC135265897 gene encoding uncharacterized protein LOC135265897: MENNRNTGNAGAPPQEMPTWFVRWLNSQQPRNVPNFAAPSTSTAVQRPQAILQVRPSTSAAADVDGWQVTPLPSDGTTSPEPDPEIPVAPEPAPLASPLVQEPGSSTTSATSGAVMASPPMPITTDNVAAISGVLRSLLDRPLPAPERPSFEGLKRQNPVKFLRAIEEYGRFFGLDSQRLLGVAMDCLKGNAKHWTGIFQKKWRGYEDFRRDFLRTYWSAKRQRDIRFQIATGRYDETRGTMLSHFAYYVDMANMLTTPLSEEVLLDELLRHFPERIQSWWVLEKICTTTDAAEFLAAQEIPGQNPGEKTNIAPRERPRATDHQRRNEPKRPRPNIDHHEVTRPAAPANRGNGFPKRSSDEQQWRNNQPSTSNNRWHNNNGNNSNNHWRKNNPNDNRNNTSSRAQGETSRNSKNSGNGGGVQDGA